A genomic window from Halorubrum trapanicum includes:
- a CDS encoding DUF6757 family protein, translated as MRCHYCDREATYEAEQGGVVVGLCESHFKQRVEELAESDELAALRDRIDIESSE; from the coding sequence ATGCGGTGTCACTACTGCGACCGGGAGGCCACGTACGAGGCGGAGCAGGGCGGCGTGGTCGTCGGCCTCTGCGAGTCCCACTTCAAACAGCGCGTCGAGGAGCTCGCCGAGTCGGACGAGCTCGCGGCGCTCCGCGACCGGATCGACATCGAGTCCTCGGAGTAG
- a CDS encoding PHP domain-containing protein, translating into MPAESADSAESSDSPAPDDPRDSSDPVVADLHAHTTVSDGTLRLDEVPAAARDAGVDWVAVTDHDRIHPGLDAPVVERDGVRVVRGIELRVDAGFERLDLLGYGVEHTAALDAEIDRLQRDRRERGAAILDAVEERLGVDLDLEPRAGLGRPHIARAIDESDAPYDYAGAFDELIGNDGPCYVARDVTPLDEGLDLLADACALVGLAHPFRYERVDEALDVARDRDAIGAIERFYPYGRAVDDDRIDRLAAESDLLRTGGTDAHERTLGVAGLTESAFEPVRERLPAPVSIDEFAAGDAPGAAPDEQD; encoded by the coding sequence ATGCCCGCTGAATCCGCCGATTCCGCCGAATCTTCTGACTCCCCCGCCCCCGACGATCCCCGCGACTCCAGCGATCCCGTCGTCGCCGACCTCCACGCGCACACGACCGTCTCCGACGGGACCCTGAGGCTCGACGAGGTGCCCGCGGCCGCCCGCGACGCGGGCGTCGACTGGGTGGCCGTCACCGACCACGACCGGATCCACCCCGGCCTCGACGCGCCGGTCGTCGAGCGCGACGGCGTTCGGGTCGTCCGCGGGATCGAACTCCGCGTCGACGCCGGCTTCGAACGGCTCGACCTCCTCGGCTACGGCGTCGAGCACACCGCCGCGCTCGACGCGGAGATCGACCGGCTCCAGCGCGACCGCCGCGAGCGCGGCGCCGCCATCCTCGACGCGGTCGAGGAGCGGCTCGGGGTCGACCTCGACCTCGAACCTCGCGCCGGGCTCGGGCGGCCGCACATCGCGCGGGCGATCGACGAGTCGGACGCTCCCTACGACTACGCCGGGGCGTTCGACGAGCTGATCGGAAACGACGGCCCCTGCTACGTCGCGCGCGACGTGACGCCGCTCGACGAGGGGCTCGACCTGCTCGCCGACGCCTGCGCGCTCGTCGGGCTCGCGCATCCGTTCCGGTACGAGCGCGTGGACGAGGCGCTCGACGTCGCCCGCGACCGCGACGCGATCGGGGCGATCGAACGCTTCTACCCGTACGGCCGCGCCGTCGACGACGACCGGATCGACCGCCTCGCCGCCGAGAGCGACCTGCTCAGGACCGGCGGGACGGACGCGCACGAGCGGACGCTCGGCGTCGCCGGCCTGACGGAATCGGCGTTCGAGCCGGTCCGCGAGCGGCTGCCCGCGCCGGTCTCGATCGACGAGTTCGCGGCCGGGGACGCCCCCGGTGCGGCGCCCGACGAACAGGATTAA
- a CDS encoding DUF2795 domain-containing protein, whose translation MRLNGVDDRLERHQYPTTSEELIAAHGNATVELANGSERLGDVLERFGDQTFEDAEDVFTTLRAGVCHRGVGRRFYSDRDPTTDAEEGPSPVSF comes from the coding sequence ATGCGCTTGAACGGCGTCGACGACCGACTCGAACGGCACCAGTACCCGACCACCTCTGAGGAGCTCATCGCGGCTCACGGCAACGCGACGGTAGAGCTCGCGAACGGGTCCGAGCGGCTCGGCGACGTCTTAGAGCGGTTCGGCGACCAGACGTTCGAGGACGCGGAGGACGTGTTCACCACGCTCCGCGCCGGCGTCTGCCACCGCGGCGTCGGTCGCCGGTTCTACTCGGACCGCGACCCGACCACCGACGCGGAGGAGGGGCCCTCGCCGGTCTCCTTCTGA
- a CDS encoding DUF5784 family protein: protein MAQPLRFRRSPGRWTADRVRSQIGRPLDENLGATAGDPWFAPPPAYEARRFDMDDGSFALFCWTDDDADPPPGAGGGPAGYWLGNTETPSELWRTDKYGFDEAPYPVSRWAQRELLAGLHDDEPWLADYPHVSWYFLPVFCSKDGAATSRAFFRDHAAGFPDATREAGTGFVEETLRPGTLDDYREVMAGKLGTSASRDLVRMSAAIAEFTAARILTDAGYEVTPEIEVTTGHSLDFRATDPETGAGHLVEVTRPQPTAGRSANDPVAAVRDTAETKTSGQLAAHAGGVTLFVDCSSFPADEWAAVREAEPAVRHKPAVVYRAEPDGSIEGYRKGSVPLDLSGVVDGVS from the coding sequence GTGGCACAACCGCTCCGCTTCAGGCGCTCGCCCGGTCGGTGGACCGCCGACCGCGTCCGGTCGCAGATCGGTCGCCCCCTCGACGAGAACCTCGGAGCGACGGCCGGCGACCCGTGGTTCGCGCCGCCGCCGGCGTACGAGGCGCGCCGGTTCGACATGGACGACGGTTCGTTCGCGCTGTTCTGCTGGACCGACGACGACGCGGACCCCCCGCCGGGCGCCGGCGGCGGCCCCGCCGGGTACTGGCTGGGCAACACGGAGACGCCGAGCGAGCTCTGGCGGACGGACAAGTACGGGTTCGACGAGGCGCCGTACCCGGTCTCGCGGTGGGCGCAGCGCGAGCTGCTCGCCGGGCTCCACGACGACGAGCCGTGGCTGGCCGACTACCCGCACGTCTCGTGGTACTTCCTGCCGGTGTTCTGCTCGAAGGACGGCGCGGCGACGAGCCGGGCGTTCTTCCGCGACCACGCGGCCGGGTTCCCGGACGCGACCCGCGAGGCGGGCACCGGCTTCGTCGAGGAGACGCTCCGGCCGGGCACGCTCGACGACTACCGCGAGGTCATGGCAGGGAAGCTCGGCACCTCCGCCTCGCGGGACCTCGTCCGCATGAGCGCGGCGATAGCCGAGTTCACCGCGGCCCGGATCCTCACGGACGCGGGGTACGAGGTCACCCCGGAGATCGAGGTGACGACGGGCCACTCGCTCGACTTCCGCGCGACGGACCCGGAGACTGGCGCCGGACACCTCGTTGAGGTGACGCGCCCGCAGCCGACCGCCGGGCGCTCCGCGAACGACCCCGTCGCGGCCGTCCGCGACACCGCCGAGACGAAGACGAGCGGCCAGCTCGCGGCCCACGCCGGCGGCGTCACGCTGTTCGTCGACTGCTCGTCGTTCCCCGCCGACGAGTGGGCCGCCGTGCGCGAGGCCGAACCCGCGGTCCGTCACAAGCCCGCGGTCGTGTACCGCGCCGAGCCCGACGGCTCGATCGAGGGGTATCGGAAGGGTTCGGTCCCGCTCGACCTCTCCGGAGTCGTCGACGGCGTGTCGTAG
- a CDS encoding DUF5786 family protein, with translation MGAYDEAEHERREKKTSEVDADFDAERPEYSGSLTYDSGDSTEALLDKFEELQGK, from the coding sequence ATGGGTGCCTATGACGAGGCCGAACACGAGCGTCGGGAGAAGAAGACCAGCGAAGTCGACGCCGACTTCGACGCGGAGCGCCCCGAGTACTCCGGATCGCTGACCTACGACTCGGGCGACTCCACGGAGGCACTCCTCGACAAGTTCGAAGAGCTTCAGGGCAAGTGA
- a CDS encoding NAD(P)H-binding protein yields the protein MRVLVTGATGFVGSRLVPTLRARGHDVVALVRDADGYDAPEGVSVVEGDLLEPETLPPAFELDGETVDAAYYLVHSMDGGPGYEERDRNCASNFAAAASDAGIDRIVYLGGLGEDREELSEHLRSRREVERILAEGDPALTTLRAAIIIGAGSASFEVIAGLARRLPVMVTPKWVDTLCQPIAIADVVAYLAGVLDVPETAAETFEIGGPEVLTYGEILRRTRRQLGGGLRIVRVPVLSPELSARWLRLVTDVNPYLARSLVEGLRNTVIVEDDRICDLVPVERTPFELAVARALTDSSNAQRPWLTTLRGLRS from the coding sequence ATGCGAGTGCTCGTCACCGGCGCGACCGGGTTCGTCGGGAGCCGGCTCGTCCCGACGCTCCGCGCGCGCGGCCACGACGTGGTCGCGCTCGTTCGCGACGCCGACGGCTACGACGCGCCCGAGGGCGTCTCGGTCGTCGAGGGCGACCTCCTGGAACCGGAGACGCTCCCGCCCGCCTTCGAACTCGACGGCGAGACGGTCGACGCCGCGTACTACCTCGTCCACTCGATGGACGGCGGCCCGGGGTACGAGGAGCGCGACCGGAACTGCGCGTCCAACTTCGCCGCGGCCGCGTCCGACGCGGGGATCGACCGGATCGTCTACCTCGGCGGGCTCGGCGAGGACCGCGAGGAGCTCTCCGAACACCTCCGGTCGCGCCGCGAGGTGGAGCGGATCCTCGCCGAGGGCGACCCGGCGCTCACGACGCTCCGGGCCGCGATCATCATCGGCGCGGGCAGCGCCAGCTTCGAGGTGATCGCCGGGCTCGCGCGGCGGCTCCCGGTGATGGTCACGCCGAAGTGGGTCGACACGCTGTGTCAGCCGATCGCGATCGCCGACGTGGTCGCGTACCTCGCCGGCGTGCTCGACGTCCCCGAGACCGCGGCCGAGACCTTCGAGATCGGCGGGCCGGAGGTGTTGACCTACGGGGAGATCCTGCGGCGGACCAGGCGCCAGCTCGGGGGCGGGCTCCGGATCGTCAGGGTGCCGGTGTTGAGCCCGGAGCTGTCGGCCCGGTGGCTCCGGCTCGTCACGGACGTGAACCCGTACCTCGCGCGGTCGCTGGTCGAGGGACTGCGGAACACCGTGATCGTCGAGGACGACCGCATCTGCGACCTCGTCCCGGTCGAGCGAACGCCGTTCGAGCTCGCGGTCGCGCGCGCCCTGACCGACTCGTCGAACGCGCAGCGCCCGTGGCTGACGACGCTCCGGGGGCTCCGGTCGTGA